The sequence CTGGGCCGGCGCAAGGTGCCCCAGCTCGCGTTCGCGCTGGGCTGGGCGCTGCTCGCGCTCGCGCCCGCCAACTCGTTCCTCTGGCGCCTGGACCCGGTGGGCATCCGGCCGCTGTACCTGGCATCCATCGCCCCGGCCATGCTCGCCGGCCTCGTGCTGCTGCGCGCCCGGCCCGCACCGCTTCGCGCCGCTGCATGGTGCTGCGCGCTCGCGCTGGCCGTCTGTCTGGGGGCACTCACCGAATCGCGCTCCGCGCTCTACCGGTCTCCGGTGGCGCTGTGGGAGGACGCGGTGCGGAAGGCACCTCTCCAGGCTCGCGCGCACACGAACCTGGGCATGGCCTATCTCGCGCAGGGACGGCTCGAAGATGCCGAGCGCGCCCTCGCCCGCGCACTGGACCTGGAGCCGTGGAACACCTCGGCCCGGTGCGGACTCGACGCGCTGCGGATTCGCCGCGGCGCTACTTCGCAGGACAACAGGGAGCTGACGGAATGAGGGATTGGAGAAGAAGGGGGCACTGGCTCGGGACGGCGCTGACGGCGTTGCTCCTCGCGGAACCGGGAGTGGCCCGGGCGGCGGAGTGCAACAATTGCTGCCAGCTTCCGTGCGTGGAGGCGACCATCAACTTCTCGGAGGGGATGCGCAAGCTCTACCTCAAGCTGAAGGGCTCGAAGAACCTCAGCCAGGATGCCTATGAGAAGGCAGTGGCCGCGGAGCGGAACCGGCTCGGGCGCGAGTCCTTCAACGCCACGGGGAAGCTGTCCCAGTGCGCGTTCAATCTGCCCGACCCGAAGAACCCGAACGACACGATGCGGTACCGGGAGTTCATCAGTGCGGGCTGGGGCGTGACGACCATCACGGTCGCGGACGGCCCGGACAAGGGACAGACGCAGTTCGCCTACGACATGCGCGCCCAGACGAACATGGAGACGTGCTCCCTGAATGGCACCCAGATGAAGCTGCTCAAGGAGTACGCCCCATGCACGCAGATCGGCGCCGCGACCGAGGTGCACGAGCGCAAGCACCTGGACCAGTGCAAGGGACAGAAGAAGGGCACGCAACACACGACGCTGCTGCAGGCCACCCAGGAGGTGGAGGCCTACGACGCGGAGCTCGAGTACCTGCGCGCGGTGCGCAAGTCGCTCGAGGCGGCGTGTACACGGCAGTCCTGCAGGCAGGAGGCCTCGGACAAGGACGCCCAGGGGCTGCACAACGGCCTCGAGCTCATGCGCGCCATCCAGGCGAGGTCGCGATGAGGACCGTTCTGATGGGTCTGGGAATGCTGTCGCTCCTGGCCGCTCCGGCGGCGCGGGCCGACAGCGGGTTCGTCGTCTTCGTGCCCACGGGCCCGAGCGCCGGGGACACGGCGGCGTTGGAGGCCGCGTGCGCGAAGCCGAACACCAAGGAGTGCACCGCGGCGCAGGAGGGCTATGCGGCGTTCAGTGAGTACCCGTTGCTGCGTGCCGCCGAGAGCGGAGACCCCAAATACAAGCCGCTGGCCCGCACCGCCGCCGCGCTCCCCTTCCCGGGGCTGCAGGCCGCCGCGGCCGCCGCGCTGGGAAACCTGGAGCCGGATGCGAAGGACACACAGTTGCTGACGGAGCTGCTCAACCACCCCGTGCCCAAGGTGCGGCACGCGGCGCTGCGCGCGCTGGGCGGAAGCTCGGATGAGAAGGCCCGTCCCCTGCTGGACCGCGCGCGGGACGATCAGGGCGAGAGCACCTCACCGGACACCGTCCCCACGGAGAAATCGCTCGGGGTGCCGCTCCCGCCGGGCGCCAGCTACCTCTACTTCGCCAGCGCTCCCGCACAGGGACGCGCCGACTTCGTCACGGGCGAGTCCCTGGACAAGGTGAGCGCCTTCTACGCCGGTCGTTTCGGGACGGGGCTGACGCTGAAGCAGTTCGAGAAGAAGGAGCTCGCCCGCCAGGAGAAGGAGGGCATGCAGATGGACGCGAAGCAGGTGGAGCAGATGCAGAAGCTCCAGCAGGAGGCGCAGCAGGCGATGATGGCCGCGATGCAGGCGGGCAAATCGCCCCAGGAAGCCGCCGCCGAGATGCAGCGCAGGTTCGCGGAGTTCGCGCCGTTCGACGTGGAGGGACTCATGTCTGCGTTCGACCGCCCCGAGCAGCTCGACTCCGTGCGCGTCTTCGTGGCGGAGAAGGCGGCTCGGACTGGCAAGCCCGTGCGCCTGGCCGTCGTCTACAAGGACCTGGCTCTGGGGAAGACGGGCGTCAGTTTCATCACGCCTCCCCCCGGGCAGTAGCGCCTGTGTTGAAGGAGCCCTCCGCGCGCACATCGCGGAGGGACCCCAAAGACAATCAACACGTCTTGATTCCATTCAATGCAACGCGCCAATCGCATTACTGGATGGTGAGATTCAATGGACTTGAGTTCCCGGCACGAGCGCACCAAGGTGGGCGCTTCCTTCAAAAGGAGCCCATCATGAAGACGCTTCTCCGGAGTCTGTCCGCCGCCCTCTTCCTCCTGCCCGCCGTGGCCGCCGCCGAGACGACGTGGGTCATGAACGCGAGCGTGCCCGTGGTGGGCGCGGGAGGGGGCTATGTCTTCTATCAATTCCAACTGAACACCGGGGTGTGGCCGGTGGCGCCGGGGCATGCCGTGGGCGTCGTCTACACCTGGGACCACTGGCAGACCACCCAGTGGGGCACGCTCTCCTGGCAGTCCAACCAGTCCAATGCCTACGGCAGCCAGGACGAGGTGTGGAGGGGCGCCTTCAACATCCCTCCCAACGTCACCTTCACCACCGTCGAGTACGCCATCTACGTGGACGACGCGTCCGGTCACCGCACCTGGAACAACAACAACGGGCAGAACTTCACCGTCGCCAAGGCGAACTGAGCCCGCTCCCCGCGCGCCGAATATTGGTGGCGAAGTTATTGGCGGAGTGCCAATAATGCCGCTCCATGCGTCATTCCGTGCGTGCCGCGCTGCTGCAGGAGGTGAATGGGCCCTTCGTCATCGACGAGGTCGAGCTGGAGTCGCCACGCTCGAATGAGCTGCTGGTGCGCGTCACGGCGAGCGGCATCTGCCACACGGACCTCACGTACCGCGCGGGAGCGGGCCGCTTCCCGCTTCCTGCGGTGCTGGGGCACGAGGGCGCGGGCGTGGTGCAGTCCGTTGGGGAGGGCGTGACGGACTTCGCGCCGGGCGACACGGTGGTGCTCAGCTACTTCTCGTGCCGCACCTGTGGCACCTGTGAGAGCGGGCACCCCGCCTACTGTCAGCACGGGCCGGCGGGCAATGTCTCGGGGGCGCGGCCGGACGGCTCGTTCCCCATGCGCTGGCGGGGACAGCCCGTGCGCTCGAGCTTCTTCCACCAGTCGTCGTTCGCCACCCATGTGCTCGCGCACCGGCACAACGCGGTGAAGGTCGATGCCCCGGTGTCTCCCGGGCTGCTCGCTCCGCTGGGCTGCGGCTTCCAGACGGGCGCGGGCGCGGTGCTCGAGGCCTTCCGGCTCCAGGCCGGGCAGCAGCTCGCCGTCTTCGGAGCGGGCGCCGTCGGTCTCGCAGCCATCATGGCGGCACGCGTCGCCGGGGCCTCCACCGTCATCGCCGTGGACCTGAGCGCGGAGCGCCTCGAGCTCGCGCGGGAATTGGGCGCCACGGACACCTTCCTGGCGACGGAGGCCGACGTCACGAAGACGATTCTCAAGCGCACACGCGGGGGCGTCGACTTCGCGCTGGAGTGCGTGGGCCTGCCCCAGGTGCTGCGTCAGGCGTTCGACGTGACGCGGCCGCTGGGCACGTGCGGCTTGCTGGGCCTGCCCGGCCGCGCCAACACGGAAGTCGCCCTGCCGATGATGGGGCTGCTCGCCGGCAGGCGGCTGGTGGGCATCCTGGAGGGTGACGCGGACCCGAAGACGTTCATCCCCCGCCTCGTCTCACTGCATGCCGAGGGGCGCTTCCCGTTGGAGAAGCTGAGCCGCCCCTACGCCTTCGAGGCCATCAACGACGCGGTTCACGACATGGAGACGCGCACGGCCATCAAGCCGGTGCTGCTCATGGACGGAGGAGGCAGCGCATGACGTTCGACGAGGCGGTGAAGGCCGAGCGGATTTCCCCCCAGGATGCGCTCGTGCTGTTCGACAGCCTGCCCACCGTGGACCTCGCGTTCATGCGTGGCACATGGAAGGGAAGCGAATTGCGGACGGGCCACGCGCTGGATGGCGTGCTCGGCGCGACGGGCTGGTACGGCAAGCAGTTCCTCGACGAGGAGCGCGTGCACCCGTTGTTGTTCTTCACAGTTGACCGCTCGGCGGTGTTCCCCGTGGACCCGAAGAAGTGGCCGTCCCCCTCCCGTCAGGGCGCTGTGGGGCAGTACCGCGCGGACGTCGAGACCGACACGTACAAGGCGCGCCTGCGTCTGACGGAGTTCCGGGGGAAGGTCAGCGCGACGATGGTCTACGACGACCGGCCGATTCTCGACGTCTTCCGGAAGGTGGACGACAACACGGTGCTCGGAGCGATGGACGCACGCGGCATGCCTCAGCCGTACTTCTTCGTGCTGCGGCGCGACCCGGACGCGGTGAAGCTGTTTCCCGCCCGGTGAGCCGGGCTCCGATCCGGGAGTGGCCGCCCGACGGGATGGCGCGGAGGCCTCCGTCGGGACGGCGGATGTGGACAGGGATGTGAGACTACGGATTGACGCTCAGGTTCCAGTACGCGAGATAGAAGTCGTATCGGATGGAGTTCCTCAGGCTGTTGAACTGAGGCGTCCCCTGCGTGGTGGCATAATCCCAGACAGTCCCGACCCTGTCGTAGCCGGCCGGGCAGTCATAGACCTCGCCGTAGATGGCCTGTGCATAGCTGTTCCTCGCCTCGGCGACCGCCGACGCGTAGTTCATCCCCTGCGCCGATACCTGTCCGGAGAAGTCGACGCGGTTCGTGCTCGAGGCGCCCCAGGACAAATCAGTGCCTGCCTTGTCGAAGCTGGCATTCCAGGTGGCGTACTGGTCGAGCGTGGGGGCGTTGGTATTCACACGCCAGGTTCCGTGCTCCGACGCATAGGCGAAACTGTTGGGCTGCGCGTCGCGGACGTACGTTCGAGCGCTGATACGGCCGAAATGGGTGAACTCCGCCGGACACCCGGTGCAGAAGGAGGAAATGAGACCTCTGGAGGGGAAGATCTGCTCGCTGTTGTCGGGGAATCGCACCTTGATATCCCGCGCATAGGCCAGGTCTTTTGAGCAGGTCACACTGAGCCCCACCGTGCTGCTGCCCGAAGCCACGCCAAACTGGCCCTGCGGGGTACTGCCCGCCACCGTGATGCCAATGGTCATCTGATGCTTCGCGCCCGGCCCGTTCCACCCCGAGAGATAGCCCGCGGGGTTCCGGTTGCTCATGTTGTAGCCCAGACCGCTCGGGGTCTTGCCCTTCGTGGCCGTCCACCTGCAATAGCACTTGATTGGCACGGCAACCCGCTGTGCCATCTGATCTGCGTAGACGAGCGCTTCGCCGCGCAGGTTGGGGAAGGACTCGCTCACCGCCTTGACCAGGTCGACGTCCTCTCCCCCGGTCTTCGCCTTGATGGCGTCGAGGGCCTCGGTCAGCTCGGCGCTCACATGCACGACGTCCGGAGTGGAGCCGACGCCGGGCGACACCGCGAACCCGCATTCATCTTCGCTCTGGCAGTCCAGGCTGACGTCGTAGGGCTGAACAACCATCGCCTCGCCCCTCGAGTCCCGCAGGACGAGCTTCTGGGCCCAGCCCGTCTCCCAGGGCTTCGCCAGCGCGCCGAACAACTTCACCTCCGACACCTGGCCAGGCTTCAGCTCCACCTCCTGCGCGGCCAGGACATTCTCCTGGCCGTCGTAGGAGAGCAGCTTCGCTGACGCGGGCGGCATCTCCTTCTCGTCGTTCCACAGGATGCGCACCGTGAGCGCACCGTTCTCCAGGGCCATGTCGACGATGCTGGCGGAGGGGCCACTCTCGCCTTCCTCCGCGTCACCAGCCCAGGCGGGGGAGGCCACCATCAGGCCACCCAGCACGAGCGAGCGCAGGAACGGCGAACGCAACGAAAACGTGAACACGTCACGAAGACCTCGTGAGACACGATGGGACATGGGGTGAGTCCTTGTGTGGGGATGAAATGCGCGGCTGCCCGGGCGCGGCAGGGCGCGCGCTCACGTAAAGCAGGCGGCGTGCCATTTATCACCCATGCGACACAATGGAAATAATGACAACAATCCTGGAAAACTAGCTTTGCGGTTCCACGACAAAGATATGATTTGAGCTCGGAATGTGTCCGTTTCAGTCACGAAACCCCACCCGGCTGTAGCGCGTGACGCTACTCTGGACGTCACAGCTCCCTCCCACGCGTGACAGCCCACGATGTAGCCTCGCCCCCGACACTCCACGCCCCTCATGACCGACGAAACCCTGACCCTCGCCTCCCTCACTGACTTCTCCACCCTCGAGCGGCTGTTGAAGGAGCAGGGGCTGGACGCGCTCCAGGCCGCGCTCGACAAAGTGGACGCCAGGACGGCCCGCGTCATCCAGCGAGCCCTCTCGCTCGATGCGGAGTTCCTGCGCGCGCATCCGGAGTCACTCTTCCAGTGCCTCTACAACCGCCTGCGCTGGTTCGACGCGCCGGATGCCGCGGAGCACTTCGTCCCCGGCTCCAGGGGCCCGTGGGGCGAGCCGGATGCCCAGGTGTGGCAGCTCGCGAACCAGTGGCGCCGGCAATGGGAGGCCCGGGGTGACGCGGCGTGGGTGGAGTCCCTGCGCCCACTTCCCGGGCCGCTGGAGGGCAATGACCAGTTCTTCCCACACAGTGCCCAGGTGCTGTGCACCGCCTACAGTCCCTCCGGCGCGTGGCTGGCGACGGGGACGTGGGAGGACTCGGGGAACGTACACGTCTGGGATGCGGCCACCGGGACGCACCTCCAGACGATGGAGGGACATGAGGGCGAGGTGCGGAGCGTCGCATGGAGTCCTGATGGCACGCGGCTGGCCTCTGGCTCGCGAGACCACGATGCGCGCATCTGGGATGTCGAGACGGGCGCCCTCCTCCATGCAATGACAGGCCAGGAGGGCCAGGTGACCTCGGTGGCCTTCAGCCCGGACGGCAGGTGGCTCGCTGCGGCGAACCTCGGGTGGCTCGTGCGGATATTCGACGTGGCCACGGGCCAGGTGGTCCGCACACTCGAGGGACATGAGCAGTCGGTGCTGAGCGTGGCCTTCCATCCGTCGGGCCGCTGGCTGGCGTCTGGGGCGTCGGACAGCACCGCACGCGTCTGGGATTTGGAGACAGGCGCGCAGGTGGCCCGCATCCCCACCCAGACCAGCGTGTCCTCGGTGGCCTTCAGTCCGGACGGGGAATGGCTCGCGCTGAGCGACCTGGACGGCATCGTCCGGGTGGAGACGCGAGACTGGAAGCGCGTGCCCGGCGAGTGCGGACGTGCCCCCTACTCACAAGTCTCGTGGATTGGCGGCTCGCGGCTGGGCGTGCTCACCTTCGACCGCGTGGAAGTCCTGGACGCCCGGAGCGGCGACGTGCTGGCGACCCGCTCCTATCTGAGCGACGGACACCAGCGCGGCGCGGCGTTCCACCCCGCCGGGAAGCGCTTCGCCCTGGCAGCGGCTGACGGAAGGCTGCTCGTCGGCGACGTGGACGCGGCCCCATCCCCCACGCTGCTGGCCGAGCAGGACCGCGTGAGGAACCTGTGGGGGCACTCCGAAGGAACGCGGGGCGTCGCACGGCTGAAGCAGGCGATCTGGAGCATCGATTCAGAGGGGCGCGCGGACGCCCTGCCGCCCGACTACCGGGAAGCCCCCTTGCAGCCATGGCGGCTCAGCCCGGATGGCACCCTCCTGGCGTGCCCCCTGATGCATCTGGGCGAGCGTCCCTACCGGCCGGGCGTCCAGCTCATCGACGCGCGAAGCCGCGAGCCCGTGCGCACCCTGTCTGCCCCACCCAGGGACATCCCCCCTGGGGACAAGGGCGGCATGGCGAGCACGCTGCCCATGGCCTTCTCTCCTGATGGCCAGCTCCTCGCGGCGTCCCTCCTGACGGGCGCGGTTCATGTCTGGCGCGTGTCCGACGGAGTCCTGCTCCACAAGCTTCGCGCCCCACGCGAGCCCGCGGCGATGGTGGACTTCACGCCGGATGGCGCCTTCGTCGTGTCGGCCTACGAAAGCAGCTCGCGCATGCTGCTGCATGAGCTGCGAGGAGGGACGGTGGCCATCGACACCCGGGCGCTCGTGGACGCCGAGCCGGCGCCGGCCTACGCCGCGGCGGCACAGGCGCCCTGCATCGCCGTGGGACAAGAGTCCGGAGACCTCCTGCTCTTCGATTTGCCCACGGGCTCGCAACGGGCGCTCCATGTATCGGAGTCGCCCGTCATCGGCCTGAGCCTCTCCGCGAATGGCGCATTCGTCGCGGCGTGTTGCCAGGACCATCACGTGCGCGTCTTCGACACCCGGACGGGCGGGCTGCTGCATGACCTCCCCCACCCTGCCCTGGCCTTCGCGGTGGCCGTGGGCGACGGGGTCGTCATTACGCAGGCCAACGACATGCGCACGCGCATCTTCGACCTCGAAACCGGCGTGCAGCGCAGCGCGTTGAACGGGGGCGCGACACCCGAGGACGTCGTGCGCCGACGGTACTGGGAGGCGCTGGGAGACGGCCCCGTCGCGTTCTACCGGCGGCCGGAGCTCGTGCCCTGGGTCCACTTCCACGACACGATGGAGGAAATCATCATCCTCCGGGACGGGCTGGTCCTGGGACGCGGGCGTACCGAGCAGGACCTCCTGTACATCCTGAAGCTCCACGACCCGGCCCGGCCGCCAGAGCCCGGCGCTCATCATTGACAGACGTATTTGACACTCAGTTGCATTTGCCGGACACTGCGCGCGTCCCTTCGTCGTCAAAACCAGCCTTCACAGCCCGAGGTGCGTCCATGCGCAAGCTTCGCCCGTCTGTCGTTGCCCTCCTTCTCGCAGCCGTCGCGGTTCCGGGGTTGGTGCTCGCGTCAGGCCTGCCGGTACACAGCATCTGGTCGACGAAGGGCGGCGCCGTCGTCATCCAGGGCACCCTCTTCGCCCCCGTCCTCAATTCCTCGGCGGTGAGCTGGCAGGAAGGCCCCGGACCCGCGTTCGCGAACGCGAAGGTGACGGTGAACACCACGGGCACCCCCATGATTCTCGAGCTCAATCTGGTCTCGGTGAATGGCACGCCGACGAACGACCTCGTGCAGGGCCTCTGGGACGTGACCTTCAATGGCACGCTCGTGTGCGCCGCGTGCCAGGGCTACGCGAAGGGGCTCAGCCATCCGGTCGGGAGCAACTACAACATCGACGTGAGCAACTCCTTCTACCGGCTCGACGGCATCATCACCTCGCGCTTCGACTACTGAGGTCCGGCCCGGCGGAGCACCTCAGCCCGCGGAGACGGCGGTGTGGCCGCCGTCCACCACCAGGACGCTGCCCGTCATGAAGCGCGACGCGTCCGAGGCCAGCAGCAGCAGCGGGCCGTCCAATTCCTCGAACCGGCCGGTGCGCTGCTGCGGAATCCGCTGCACCAGGGCCTGGCCCGCGGGCGAGGCCAGGAACTCGCGGTTGATGTCCGTCTCGAAGTAGCCGGGCGCGAGCGCGTTGACGCGGATGCCGTGCCGCGCCAGATCGATGGCCAGCGCCCGGGTGAGGTGGACGACGCCCGCCTTGGAGGCGCAATAGGCAGGCAGCCCGCCCTCGGCCACCAGCCCCAGGATGGAGGCGACGTTGATGAGGGTGCCGCCCCCGCCCTGCCTCACCCAGTGCCGAGCCGCCTCCTGGGCCACCAGCCACACGCCCTTGAGGTTGGTGTCCACCACCCGGTCCCAGTCCGCCTCGCCCTGCTCGTCCCAGGGGCGCGTGTCCACCACGCCGGCGTTGTTCACGACGATGGAGAGGGGCCCCAGGCTCGCAGCGGCCTCCTGGATGGCGCCCTGCACGCTCCGCGCATCCGTCACGTCCAGGGGCACCACCACTGCCCGCCCGCCCTCCGCCTGGATGACGCGAGCCACCTCCGTCAGGGCCGTCACGTCGCGCGCGGCCAGGGCCGTGGCAACGCCCCGCCGCGCCAGCGTGAGGGCGAAGTGCCGCCCCAGGCCTCGCGAGGCGCCGGTGACCAACGCCACGCGTCCCGAGATGTCGAAAAGGTCCGCGGTCCCCATATCGCCTCCGCATGTCACTGAATTCCAACGAATCATACATACATTCAGTTCATCACCACGGCCAGGTCACCCCTGATGGCTGGAACGACAACCACCTCTGCGTGCCCAACTCACGATCTGGACCGACAACTACGTCTGCGTCCCCACGCTCAGCACGCTCAACTTCCAGTGGTCCAGCTCGGGCCCCGTCTCCGGGAAGACCTGCGTCGCGTGGAACGAGCCCTCGGACTCCGGTCACGGCTGGAACAACAACTACCTTTGTTATTGAAACCGGGGTGACAGGCTCCGTCGCCTGAATCCATCGCAGGGGTTCCTAGCACTACTACGTCAGGGGCCCGCGGGGTGTGCGGGGAGACGAGAAGACCTGACAGCCTGGCGGGAGACAGTCGCGACTCTGACGAGCGGCGCGAGGCGAAAAGACTGTCCGGACGCTGGATGTCGCAGCGTGATTTCAGGGCGCGAGGCGCCTTTCACGAAACCAAGACACGAAAAGCCTGCTCGTGGGCCTCAGAGAACCGCAGACGCGGGCTCTCGTGGAGCCCGACATGCCCCAGGGAGCGGTATGCTCCCAACACCTTGAAAGGGGTGGGGCTCAAGCGGCCTGTCCACCGGCCGGGAGCATCGCTCGGGCGGCCCCGTCAGCGGCCCTCCTCGGCCCCTCTGCATCCTCCCTCCCCCTCAACAGGGCCCCCATCTTTCCTATTCGCTTGGGTTTGGTGTTGATTCAAACAGAGAGAAGCCGTGCCGCGGAACCACCTGAGTGGTTGCCCGGCTCGTCCGGGATTCCCTTCCATGGGACGGGCGGGTCCCCCCCAGAGATGATGAGCCGAGGGCTCGGAAAATGACGCCAAAAAGATCCAACGAAGTATGAAGTATAGGACGGATAGGAGCCCCCGAGGCGGCCGCGCCCTTCTACTGGCTCATCGCGACGGCACGCCTGCGCGGTGAGGAATCGGGCCACTACCTCCGGCGTGCTGCGCTGGCTGCCATTCAGAACCCAAATGCCGTCAGTCCCCCCGAGAGTCAGGACTGACGGCCGCGCCCGCCGTACTCCCCGGCCAGGTCAGTCCTGCGCCGGGACGGCCCCGGCGAAGGGTAATTGAGTTGCAATTTCTGGTTTATGCTGAAATACCTGATAGAGCCGTTCATCGCGATAGACCTGTTGCCCTGCGAGCAAATCGGCGGCTTTGCCAAGTAGACGACGCAGTGCGTAGGAGAGGACCCAAAATGCGATTTCGAACACTTGTGATGTTTGCTGGTCTGGTCACCGCCTCTGGGTGCTCGCCAGAGGATGCACCCTCGGACGTGCTCGGGAGCTCTCAGGCTCCGATTATCAACGGGAACATCCCGGGTGCCAATGACAACCTGGCGAGGACCGTGGTGAACGTAGCGAATGGTTGCACCGGCACGCTGCTGTCCAACCGGTGGATTCTGACTGCGGCCCATTGTGTCGGAGCAACCGGGCCCGTCAGCTTTCAGGTGACGACATCCGAAGGCGTCACAGCGACGGCGAACTGGGTCATTCGACATCCCGAAGCTCCGCCGCCTGGAGGGCGTTTCGATTCGGTGGATGCCGCACTCATCCACCTCTCAGCGCCGCTGGGGACGGTGTTCGCTGCAGTGTCGAGCTCGAATCCGGCCACCAACCAGGTGCTCAATTGCTACGGGTATGGGCACAACACCGCATTCTACGACGGGAGCGGTGCCCCCAGTGGAGCGGGGTTTGGGACCCTGAGAACAGCCGCGCTCACGGTGGCATCGGGGGGAAACTCGCGCAGGTACAACGTCAATCCAAATGGAGCCGGTCAGATCCAGTGGCAAGGGGACTCGGGCGGCCCATGTTTTGATGCGAGCGGGAACCTTACGGGGGTTCAAAGTGGTGCCAGCATTACTCCATGGTCGCCGCCAGGTACGAATCTGACCGTGACCTCTGCAGATCAGGTCAGGGCAAGTTACATCCGCAGTTGGCTGCTTCAGACAATGGTGGGTTCGTCGGCGCCGAATACCGATCCGTGCCAGACGGCTCCAAACGGATACCGCAGCGACTTGAGCGCGGCATGGAATTGGAATCAGACGACTCGAGTCGCCGAGTACTCTTCCACAGGTACGACCTTCGTTGGAGGCACCCAGTGGGACCAATCGGGGGGCGGCTGGATGGATTCCCAGAAATGGGCAGCCGGCGACTTCAATGGTGACGGCCTGACCGATCTGGCTGCCGTTTGGAACGAGTATGGCATGGCCACTATCGCGGTTCGCGTCTCCACGGGGAGCTCGTTTACGAGCTCGACATGGGCCGCCCGCCAACTTCCATTTCAGAGTGGGATGCGTGTTCTTGCCGGCAAGTTCAACGGCGACAACCTCGATGACCTTGCGATCGTCTGGCCCGATCAGGATGCACCGGCAACGACACCCAATCCAACACCGACGAGTGGAGCGTTGAAGACGACTTCGATCTCGGTCTTCCGCTCAAATGGCTCGTCATTTCTGGCACCCCAGCAATGGGCGAAGCAGCAGGGCGGTTGGCCGGACATGCGCTGGGCAGTGGGCGACTTCAACGCCGACGGGTTCGATGACCTTGCTGCAATCTGGAACAACGGCGGCACAAACACGATCACGGTTCGTGCATCGAATGGCTCATCGTTTCCTTCACAGGTGCATTGGCTCGTTTCCGCGGGCGGATGGATTGGTACCACGCAGTGGCTCGCAGGAAAGTTCACCGGCCGCATCAACCCAGCGAACGGAAGACCCTACTGGGACCTCGCGGCCGCGTGGAACAACGGCGGAACCGCGATGGTCGCGGTGTACCCGTCCACTGGAAGCGCATTCAATGGATGGGCGCAGTGGGACTTGTCGGGTGGTGGCTGGATGGATTACGCGAAGTGGACGGCCGGAGATTTCGACGGCGACGGGCGCACGGATCTTGCCACCGTGTGGCCCTACAATGCCACGAATAGCTTCGCGATGCGTAGATCGACTGGGTCGTCGTTCCAGGGGCAGAGCTGGGGTGGCAGCGGTGGCTGGATTGACTCGACGCAGTGGTGTGCGGGGAGATTCGCTCTCTAACACTACTGCGTTAGGGGTGTGCGGGGGAGCGAGCGACT comes from Pyxidicoccus parkwaysis and encodes:
- a CDS encoding HEAT repeat domain-containing protein — protein: MGLGMLSLLAAPAARADSGFVVFVPTGPSAGDTAALEAACAKPNTKECTAAQEGYAAFSEYPLLRAAESGDPKYKPLARTAAALPFPGLQAAAAAALGNLEPDAKDTQLLTELLNHPVPKVRHAALRALGGSSDEKARPLLDRARDDQGESTSPDTVPTEKSLGVPLPPGASYLYFASAPAQGRADFVTGESLDKVSAFYAGRFGTGLTLKQFEKKELARQEKEGMQMDAKQVEQMQKLQQEAQQAMMAAMQAGKSPQEAAAEMQRRFAEFAPFDVEGLMSAFDRPEQLDSVRVFVAEKAARTGKPVRLAVVYKDLALGKTGVSFITPPPGQ
- a CDS encoding carbohydrate-binding protein; its protein translation is MKTLLRSLSAALFLLPAVAAAETTWVMNASVPVVGAGGGYVFYQFQLNTGVWPVAPGHAVGVVYTWDHWQTTQWGTLSWQSNQSNAYGSQDEVWRGAFNIPPNVTFTTVEYAIYVDDASGHRTWNNNNGQNFTVAKAN
- a CDS encoding NAD(P)-dependent alcohol dehydrogenase, whose amino-acid sequence is MRHSVRAALLQEVNGPFVIDEVELESPRSNELLVRVTASGICHTDLTYRAGAGRFPLPAVLGHEGAGVVQSVGEGVTDFAPGDTVVLSYFSCRTCGTCESGHPAYCQHGPAGNVSGARPDGSFPMRWRGQPVRSSFFHQSSFATHVLAHRHNAVKVDAPVSPGLLAPLGCGFQTGAGAVLEAFRLQAGQQLAVFGAGAVGLAAIMAARVAGASTVIAVDLSAERLELARELGATDTFLATEADVTKTILKRTRGGVDFALECVGLPQVLRQAFDVTRPLGTCGLLGLPGRANTEVALPMMGLLAGRRLVGILEGDADPKTFIPRLVSLHAEGRFPLEKLSRPYAFEAINDAVHDMETRTAIKPVLLMDGGGSA
- a CDS encoding DUF4334 domain-containing protein gives rise to the protein MTFDEAVKAERISPQDALVLFDSLPTVDLAFMRGTWKGSELRTGHALDGVLGATGWYGKQFLDEERVHPLLFFTVDRSAVFPVDPKKWPSPSRQGAVGQYRADVETDTYKARLRLTEFRGKVSATMVYDDRPILDVFRKVDDNTVLGAMDARGMPQPYFFVLRRDPDAVKLFPAR
- a CDS encoding WD40 repeat domain-containing protein — translated: MTDETLTLASLTDFSTLERLLKEQGLDALQAALDKVDARTARVIQRALSLDAEFLRAHPESLFQCLYNRLRWFDAPDAAEHFVPGSRGPWGEPDAQVWQLANQWRRQWEARGDAAWVESLRPLPGPLEGNDQFFPHSAQVLCTAYSPSGAWLATGTWEDSGNVHVWDAATGTHLQTMEGHEGEVRSVAWSPDGTRLASGSRDHDARIWDVETGALLHAMTGQEGQVTSVAFSPDGRWLAAANLGWLVRIFDVATGQVVRTLEGHEQSVLSVAFHPSGRWLASGASDSTARVWDLETGAQVARIPTQTSVSSVAFSPDGEWLALSDLDGIVRVETRDWKRVPGECGRAPYSQVSWIGGSRLGVLTFDRVEVLDARSGDVLATRSYLSDGHQRGAAFHPAGKRFALAAADGRLLVGDVDAAPSPTLLAEQDRVRNLWGHSEGTRGVARLKQAIWSIDSEGRADALPPDYREAPLQPWRLSPDGTLLACPLMHLGERPYRPGVQLIDARSREPVRTLSAPPRDIPPGDKGGMASTLPMAFSPDGQLLAASLLTGAVHVWRVSDGVLLHKLRAPREPAAMVDFTPDGAFVVSAYESSSRMLLHELRGGTVAIDTRALVDAEPAPAYAAAAQAPCIAVGQESGDLLLFDLPTGSQRALHVSESPVIGLSLSANGAFVAACCQDHHVRVFDTRTGGLLHDLPHPALAFAVAVGDGVVITQANDMRTRIFDLETGVQRSALNGGATPEDVVRRRYWEALGDGPVAFYRRPELVPWVHFHDTMEEIIILRDGLVLGRGRTEQDLLYILKLHDPARPPEPGAHH
- a CDS encoding SDR family NAD(P)-dependent oxidoreductase, translating into MGTADLFDISGRVALVTGASRGLGRHFALTLARRGVATALAARDVTALTEVARVIQAEGGRAVVVPLDVTDARSVQGAIQEAAASLGPLSIVVNNAGVVDTRPWDEQGEADWDRVVDTNLKGVWLVAQEAARHWVRQGGGGTLINVASILGLVAEGGLPAYCASKAGVVHLTRALAIDLARHGIRVNALAPGYFETDINREFLASPAGQALVQRIPQQRTGRFEELDGPLLLLASDASRFMTGSVLVVDGGHTAVSAG
- a CDS encoding FG-GAP-like repeat-containing protein, translating into MDSQKWAAGDFNGDGLTDLAAVWNEYGMATIAVRVSTGSSFTSSTWAARQLPFQSGMRVLAGKFNGDNLDDLAIVWPDQDAPATTPNPTPTSGALKTTSISVFRSNGSSFLAPQQWAKQQGGWPDMRWAVGDFNADGFDDLAAIWNNGGTNTITVRASNGSSFPSQVHWLVSAGGWIGTTQWLAGKFTGRINPANGRPYWDLAAAWNNGGTAMVAVYPSTGSAFNGWAQWDLSGGGWMDYAKWTAGDFDGDGRTDLATVWPYNATNSFAMRRSTGSSFQGQSWGGSGGWIDSTQWCAGRFAL